Genomic window (Arachis hypogaea cultivar Tifrunner chromosome 13, arahy.Tifrunner.gnm2.J5K5, whole genome shotgun sequence):
TGGTAGAATTCACCTATTGATCCAAATTTGTTGGAATAGAGTTTaaacaaagagagagaaaaaatttttttaaaaaagacatgACAATTCAAAATAGTTTAAAATTGTTACTCAAAATAATCATATTTTGTTTGCATAAGTCATGCCAAAAATGGGTTACAAGTCCAAACTTTGATCTTACAAAGCATAGATTGACTTGCAAAATGGCATACATGATAGTTAGGCTTTTGTATTCAACGTTTAGCAAAAATTAATAAACTTATGCAACAAGTAGTCAAAGAAAGGATGTTAGAATTTTGTGCACTTCTATATGAAAAGTCTGACCCAAAATTGAAGTGATCTGTCTGCAAATTTGGATGCAACAAAAAGTTGTTAAAGAAAGGAGACACTCAAAATAATCACAATGACCTGGCCTGAACTTTTCTACACCTACATGAAATGCAAGGATTTAAAGTAACTTACAGAACAAAAAGCCCAGAAGCAGAACTTCGAAGAACTGAATTTTAATAGGGCTAAACCAGGCTCTCAACATAATCATTGGTAACGGGAAAATGACTTTGATCCAAGATAATATGGTCAACACTATTAATTCTCTGGTCATATAAAACTATCTTAGAAATGTCCCCGTTACTCACTCTAAGCACAAAGATATCTCCATTCTCACGTATAAACAAAGGCAACAGCAGCTCAACATTGATATGCTGAAAACTAATCTTTAACAATTGAGTCCAAGAGTTTTCATCTCCAAACTCCTTCATTTGCCACACAATAAAATGAGTTCTCTTGTAATCATGAGAAAGATACAGACAATTTCCCCAAACATTTAGACTTGGCTTATGACTGGGGAGCTCATCAATACCATTAGGCAGCAGAATCTGTTTATATGTCTCCGATTTCAGCTCAAGCGAAAAAATCACTAACATATCAAGTGTAACAGCACCCGAATCATAAACAGCACCCTGCATGTTCCGGAGTGCAAGCCAATTAAGAGTGCCACCGATGTACATGCCATCATCTTCAATAGCAAGTAGAAAGGCAGAAAAACTATCGATGTTCCTCCAAGAACTCTCACCGAACCTATAAACTTCCACAATTGTTTCCCAAGAATTATCGGTATAGTTGTTACTTAATATTATTCTTACCATCATTTTATTCATTTACTAGTTTGTTAGCATGATTAGTAGAAGTTATTATTTTACCCCTTTGTAGGAAGTTGTTACAATAAGGAATAATTGGCTATGCTGAGGCGTATTATTAGTCAGTTTAAATTTGTAAATTTGTTAGAGTGGTGCAGATATAAATAGCAGTAATTAGATTCGTATTGGTTTTGTAACTTTTCATTCAATGCAAGTTCATTACTCAAGTTCTTCTTGGTTTCTCTATTCATGAATGTTTTTCTCCATGTCCACATGCAATTTTAACATGGTACGGTGAGCGTGGATGGAGAAACATTGAGAATACTGATTGAAGAATGAGCTACTTGCTCTCAAAATTTACGATGACCTAACGTGAATTGAGAATGATGACTAGTCCAGCTTCACAATTGAGGCACTTTCTTCTTTGATTCttcgaattttttttctctttcatcattcgTCTCGATCTCCTTTATCCCTCTTCCtcagattttattttctttctcatacacttcttcttcttccctcttgaACTCACATGATAGAGTTTGATGAAAGCTTcgtcattttaatttttattcatagAATTGAAATAACAAGTTTTTGATCAACAAGATCAAGAGAGAAAGGTTGCGAGTTCATCACTGAAAATTCGCAGTTATGGAGGAAAAATCAAATCAAAGGAGTGGATCTGGAAGAGGCGTTCCTACCATGGATGCACAGCAATTTGCAGCATTCTTTAGTTAAATTGCACAGATCCAAAACTATATCAACAAGACAAATCCAAATCAAGATCTCTCCAGCCCCTATTACATACTTTCATATGAAAATCCAGGTATACCTATCACTAATGTGACTCTTACTGGTTCCAATTACAGTGCATGGAGCAAAGCTATGATTAATGCTCTCTactctaaaaataaatttgaatttgtGGATGGCTCTATTATTAAACCTAAGAAGACTGATCCAATTTTAAGGCATGGCAAAGATGCAACACATATGTAGTTGTTTGGATAAATTTGTCACTTTGTCCAAACATCTATCAGAGTGTTCTCTGGAATAATGTCAGTTATAAACTCTGGAATGATCTTAAGCATCATTATTATCAAGGTGATAGGTTTAGAGTAGCTGAGTTGAATGAAGAAATATATGATTAAAACAAGGAGATATGTCTGTTACTGCCTACTTTGCTAAACTTAAAATCTTTGGGAAGAGATTGATGAGTTTAGGACAATATCTGGATGTGACTGTGTGAAATGTGAGTGTGGACTAGGAATTGTTAGGCTTCAAAGAGAAGAGGATAGAGTCACGAAATTTCTTAGAGGACTTGGAGAGCAATACTCTACTGTTAAATCTCAAGTAATGTTGATGGATGATTTCCTAGTATGAACAAGATTCTATCCATGATCATTCAGCAAGAGAGACAGCTCTTTAGTTTTGACACTGCCTTGGATACCAAAAttcttgctgctgctgctgctacttCATCATCTGGCAATACTAGAAACTCTTatgcaagaaaagaaaaggaaaaagtttGGAAGAATCAATCTAGCAAGGGACAAAATTGAAGCAAACTGCAATGTATTCGTTGTGGTAAAACAGGACACAGTGGATAATTGCTACAAAAAGCATGGATATCCACCTAATTCCAAGCCTCGTTATGAGAAGAGGAATTCTCTCATGAATTGCTTAACTGCAGATAATGCTGAGGATGATAGTGATAATCTCAGTGATCACCAATTGAAATTCTAAAGGTAAAGAGAAGCAACATTGCTAAATTCACACCTGAGCAAAGGGAAGCAATTCTAGCCTTGTCCAGCAAACAAGATGTGACTCATTCTCATAACATAAACCAATTTTCAATCAAAGCCAATCCTTCTCCTCCTAAAGGTAAAATGGCACATGTTTTGAATTTTCATTCCAATATTAAAGCTCTGAATATTTCAGCTCAAAAACACAAATCATGGGTTGTAGACACTGGTGCTATAGACCGTGTATCTTATACCTTGcagattttaaaaactatttcaaAATTGATCCAATTGTTGTCAAATTACCCAATGGTTCCTTAACCACTAGCTATATTATGGGCACTATTACTTTTTTTGACAATCTTTATCTCACAAATGCATTATTCATTCCCACATTCAACTTCAAACTCGTATCGGTGTCAAAATTGACAGCATCTTTGCATTGTAAATTGACTTTTACTGACTTGCATTGTGAGATACAAGATTGGCACACTTTGAAGATGATTGGTGCAGTTAGTAATGTTGATGGTTTATACATTCTGCATAAAGATCTTCAAGTTCTCCATCACATTACGGCAGTTTCTAGCAGCAACACCTCTCAACATCTATGGCATGCTAGACTAGGCCACCCATCACATAATAGATTAGTTGCcttacaaaaatattttgaatctATTGATTGTACCAGTCCTGAGCCGTGTCATTCTTGCCATCTTGGCAAACAAAAATGTTTTCCTTTTTCAGTTAGTTATAGTATTGCAGAAAAAGTGCTTGAACTCTTACATATAGATATTTGGAGACTTATGTCCATTTTCACTTTTACAggaaaatattattttcttactATAGTTGATGATAATTCTCGTTTTACTTAGGTTTTATTCATGAAGAATAAAGGAGAGGTTTTACAATTGGTCAACAATTTCATTGTCTTTGCTAAAACTCAATTTGCTACAgtagtaaaaataattagaacAGATAATGGCCCTGAGTTTTTAAAGCCCACTTTTTATAACTCTAATGGCATTGTACATCAAAGAACCTGTGTTGAAATACTACAGTAGAATGGTGTTGTTGAACGCAAACATCAACACATTCTTACTTTGACTAGGACTATTATGTTTCATGCACACTTGTCTAAAACCTTTTGGAATTATGGTGTTGGACATGCTATTTACTTAATAAATCGATTATCAACTCCTTTCTAAATAATCACTCACCCTACCAGGTTCTGTATGAAACCTTGCCagatatttctatttttaaagttTTCGGGTGTATAGCTTATGCTACAAGCCTAACAAGACATAGGAACAAATTGGACCCACACTACCAAAAATTtgggtaaaaacggcggttttttTGGGTAATTACGGCGGTTTGAACTGTTATTATTATCAAGTACGGCGGTTTTGAAAAACGTCGTAATTCAGAGCGCCATTTTGGTTATTACGACGGTTTTCTAAAAACCGCCACAATTTCCTGAGGTTAAAACGGCAGTTTTCCgctgggttaaaacggcggttcaaaccgccattaTTTCCAGGTTAAAACGGTGGTTTTTTActgggttaaaacggcggttcaaaccgccgttatttccaggTTAAAACGACGGTTTAAGggttggttaaaatggcagtttAAACCGCTATTATTACCCTCACAGAATGGCATTTTAGtcggttaaaatggcatttttgaacTGCCATTTTTACTCTAATATTGGCATTTCAGTCGGTTAAAACGGcatttttgaaccgccgtttttacccttACAGAGTGACTTTTGattggttaaaattttatttttgaaccgccattttaaccctaATAGTGACACttttttatcgtttaaaaatacaatttttacCCTCGTTTTTATCATGttaaacaaataatatttattattagaaatcataatccataaacaaaatattatataactcagaaacaaagtattaaacataatatatgattttttagtattagaaatcaaaagtaataattcttatacaaagtatcaaacataacataattttttaactataaatgTCATAACATGTAACTCTTAATACATAAAATCTCCATCATATTTCATGCTGCTCTATTGCTTGCTCTACAAAAAAATCTGTTAATAATTGGCCAAGAGCAAGAAGATGCTTGCATCTTGGATTCAGGGAGGGAACAAAGGgctatttacttttttatttacaaactcGGGAACTTTTCTTGTCTCGAGATGTAAAATTCtatgaaaattatttttcttactgTCATGCAGATGATTCAAATACTGAGAACACTTCAATTTCCACTAATTTGACTCCTTCCAATACTTCTAATACCTCTGATCATTTTGATTACAATTTTTTAGAAGTAACTAAAATTCATTTttagacaataataataatagttcctCTCATGCACAAAATCAAAATGATGATGCATTGTATGATACAAATGAAAGTGAAAACATTTTATCTTACCCAGAAATTCATGACCATTTGGAATCTAAACCTTCATCTTCATTTAAATCTGCATCTGAATCTACATCACATTTAGAAACTGAAATTAGAGAAATTACTTCTACTGAGAATTCTAACTTGCATGAAACTATTGATGTACGGAGATCTTCCAGGAAGACAAGGCCACCTGCATATTTGTAGGATTATGAATGTCCAACCATCAACATTGTACAATTAAAATAACAACAGTATATTCAAAGGTATCCTATCTCTAATGTTTTGTCATATAGCAGATTTTTCCCCATGCATTTTGCATTCTTCTTAGCTATACAAAATCCAGAGCCAAAATATTATGAAGATGCAGTCACACAAAAGTGTTGGCAAGATGCTATTAAAGCTGAACTCTTACTTTGGAAGAAACCAAACATGGAGGCTAACTTTCTTGCCAGCTAGTAAAAGACCAATTGGATGTAAATGGGTATTTCATGTGAAATATCATTCAGATGACTCAGTAGACACAAAGCTCGCCTTGTTGCGAAAGGGTACACACAAGTGGATGGTGTGGGCTACAAAGACACTTTCAGTCCTATGATAAAGTTGAGAACTTTAAGAGTAGTCTTGGCTGTTGCAGTTGTGAAGGGATGGTAGCTGAAACAAATTGACATCAATACAGCCTTTTTACATTATGAACTTGATGAGGAAGTATACATGCAAGTCCCTCCTGGTTTGGGTGCAAAACCTAGATCAGTTTGCAAGCTTGAAAAATCTCTTTATGGATTAAAGCAAGCTAGTAGGCAATGGAATTGTAAACTGAAATCTGTACTTCTTGAGCTCAATTACACTCAATGCAAGTCAGATTATAGTTTGTTTACTGAGACTACTGCACTTGGATTCATAGCTATCCTAGTATATGTAGATGACTTAGTGCTGGCAGGAGATGatttaaatgaaattgaaaacgtCAAAAGTGTCCTTCATGACAGATTCAAAATCAAGAATATAGGAGATTTGAAATATTTCCTTGGTTTAGAGGTAGCAAGATCTAAAAATAGAATTGCTTTGTACCAACACAAATATGCCTTGGACTTACTTAAAGAAACAGGGTTTAAAAACTGCAAACCAATTAGCACACCCATCGATTATGGAGTTAAGCTGGGGAAAGCCACAGGAGAGATGCTCACTAACTCCACTCCATATCGAAGGATCATAGGAAAGCTCCTGTATCTTTTCAACACCAGGCCTAACATAAGTTATGCTATTGAAAAGTTGAGCCAATTCCTAGATTGTGCTACTAATGAGCATCTAAGAGCTGCTCACAGGGTGCTGCGTTACATCAAAGGATCTCCTGTCACTAGATTATTTTTTCTGCAGACTCTAATTTGGAACTCATAGGCTTTTCTGATTTGGATTGGGTAGGATGCCCAGACTCACGCAGATCAGTGTCTGCATATTGTTTCTTCTTGGGTTCGTCCTTGGTCACTTGGAAAAGCAAGAAGCAAGTGACGGTTGCAGCCTCTTCATCAGAAGCTGAATATAGAGCTCTAGCACTAGCAACTCGAGAAGCACAATGGCTTAGTTTTGTTCTTACAGATCTTGGTGTTCTAATTCACAAACCTGTCAATCTATACATTGACAGCAACTCAGCCATTTATATTGCCACAAACCCAGTGTTTCATGAGTGCACGAAACACATTGAAGCTGATTGCCATATAGTGCGTGACAAGTTACAAGAACGtctaattcatcttcttcctaTCTCCACTTCTAATCAAATAGCAGACATACTCACTAAACCTCTTGCTCCTGGACCCTTCACCATAGCTTACTCTAAGCTTGGATTATTGGATCTCTTCACTCCCAATACGCCAAGCTTATGGGAGGGTGTTgcttaatattatttttgtcattttattCATTTACTAGTTTGTTAACATGATTAGTAGAAGTTGTTATTTTACCCCCTTTGTAGGAAGTTGTTACAATAAGGAATAAGTTGTTATTTTAcgtacaaattttttattttttaaatttaaatcaatccaattgaatcataatttaatctaaaattttttatgtactctttttgagtactaattgatcaaacatatccattttaatctcttctaccaacctttttatgtactaattacatgctaaaaatttggattattgatattattaatattttttattattttcaaattttttttttaaaaaaatacatgtatctcgtttacactatacaCGTGCCGCATCCACATGCCTTATCTCGATTACacggtaaacgagatacatgtaaAATTATCTTGTTAACGAGATAAGAGATGGggtatttatttcgataaatattttttaaattatttattttggtaattattatatttatttaatttataaaaataaaaaacccaaaaaaatgggagaaaagaaaaataaagaaaaaatagtttttttgtgtgtattatttagatagaaaaagataaataaaaaaagtaaagaaaatttttttattatttagataaaaaaacaaagaaaaaagaaaattataagaatataaaattacattaatatttttatctatattatttgtaaattataatttgttattgATAAGGGAGtaaatgtataattttattaatgtttgtatattttttattttttttggtaaaaatattttaGTGAATTTTACGCtatttttttgctttatttttttttcatttaaacaataaaaaatttattttttcactattttttttttattctttttttcttcaaattctttccatcCAAACAATGTGTTAGGTTATGttttatcatttatattttatttgtcaaatataaaatagtaaattgTGTTCATAtcttatttatcaaatataattttgtctttatatttttatttttgtttaaaaataaatacacatattgaggtatttaattttttatattttattatttatgtcaTCTTCGTATAAGACTAAACATATTTCTCTtttggagaaaaaagagatatataaAGAATTAATAACATATATCTATTCTAcggatttttttatataaattaaataaatatattatttacgaATATAAACAATTTGCAGTATTTTTACGAAATTGCATcgtattatttatttcatttacagTTGAAAGAAATTTGCATGTATtttgtttacattgtaaacgaaatAAAACTGACATGCTGAGGCGtgtttatttcgtttacagtgtaaacgaaatacgtTACGACAAATTATCAATAGCTATAAAAGGATGCGCAACCCTTTGTATTCTTCACAACAAGTTCACTACTTCCTCTAAACCTTTTTCTTTCGTAAATTAGCCATAATATCTAATAGTAAtggatattttgttatatttgtGTACTCCAATTGCCTTATGAGAAATGGTGATAACGGGATCATTTTTGAGTGTGATAATCCCGTGTTGTTGCGTACACGGCGAGTTGCCTCGTTGTCGAAGCTGAAGAATCTGATATTGAGGAACGTCGCTGGTAGTGGAAGAAAAGAGGTCCGACGGGTAGGGTATAGGCTACTAGCACCAATGGGAGATAGAGTTTTTCAGTTTCATTTGTTTTAGCTGCATGGCAACGAGCATGTGCAGCTGATGTTTGATATCCATGGGAGAATCATGGCCAACAAGTGATAGAGTTTTTTGCGGAGGTTAGTGATGTTGGTGGCGGTGGATCTGGACAGTCAGACTTTGTGCAAGATGATCCACCTCTCACATCACCACCGATCCACGTTGGTAGTCCGTTGGATGACATGGACGTTAACGATGAAGAATCTGACGAGGACTATGTTGCACATAGCAACGACAGTGATTCGTCAGAAGATGATGACGACGAGGAGTTCATACCGGAGACTCCGATAATTGGACAACAGTCTCATCTGCCGTGTCATCCTCCCGTTGATACAATCTAACCTATCCGTGAGGATATCTACCCTACAAGGTGCAGTTAGgcaaagctatcacttcaaaccctcGTACAGAAAGGTGTGAATGGCGAAACAGAAGGCAATTACTCATATATACAGTGATTGGAGGAGTCATACAACAAGGTGTCGAGATTACTGCAAGCACTCTAGAGTTGTTGTCCTGGAATAGTATATGATATCAGTGTTGTACCGTAATATGATGGTCACTGACATTGGgtatttttgccagtaaagaatgtcataaaaacagtcgcattgtagatatagtctctaaaccgaaaaaaatcccttcgtacaaacgttttgggtgtcacaagtaacaaacccctttagaaattgttaaccaagtattcaaacctcgggtcgtcttctcaaggaactgcgaggaagtatgttcttattattggctataaaggttgtaatcggggtttagaagatgagaagcaagtaaagtaaatggcagttaaaataaataaatactgtaaagcagacttttggcaaggtaagagaaattagaggtccaacgtagttatctctcccaactataatgaaagttgaatctaaactccacttgatcaacctgtactagggcaaaggaaagtcaagggactaattaatctggcctttgaatcctatttatttcctaagaaaaggttgggattacttaagttcagctcaattagcaagataacgattatcaattatgttgagtttaataactgttgagttactgaattcttaaccaggaccaaaaggggaaaaagtaaaattgctggaataataaaaatatccttagatgggaagcaatggtaacttaaatcaaagagaacaatcataaactgaaaatacctcaaatattattaattcaaataacagtctgtaacatggaagaattcttaaatcaaattataataatcaattcaaatgttggaataaataagtaaaagtaaaactaaaataaaagaacattaaacctgggatccagagttactcttaaaacaagaagaaatcctaaatcctaaaagagagagagaagatctccctctcaactaaatctaaatcattgaaaagtaaaatatgcgagctctctttgaatggatgcattcccacactttataacctctggtctatgctgtctgtacttggatctgggccaaaaagggcttcagaatttgctgggggtgtattctgtaaattctgatacgtggcctttgtcacgcgtccgcgtgggtcacgcggtcgcgtcatttggagcttttccttcccacacggtcgcgtcagtcatgcggccgcgtcactgctgattcgtgcttggcacgcgatcacgtcgtccatgcgattgcgtggatcccagtttccttaaagctccgttttgctttctcctttcattttagtatgtttccttttccatcctttaagtcattttgccttaaaaaatctgaaactactcactaatcacggcatcgaatggaaataaaggtaattaaattaattaattttaaagcttaggaaacatgtttttcatttacatcatataataaggaagggaaagtaaaaccatgcaattaatgtgaataagtaggtgaaggattgtataaatcactcaaattaagcacaaaagaactcatgaaatatgggtttatcaacctccccacacttaaacactatcatgtcctcatgctaaatccaaggtaaataattaaggttaaagtgatggaatgtcatgcaatgcaacctaatttaaatgcaactacctaaatgaatgatgcatcatgcaactctaaattattcacttatatataaagctta
Coding sequences:
- the LOC112734595 gene encoding F-box protein CPR1-like gives rise to the protein MVRIILSNNYTDNSWETIVEVYRFGESSWRNIDSFSAFLLAIEDDGMYIGGTLNWLALRNMQGAVYDSGAVTLDMLVIFSLELKSETYKQILLPNGIDELPSHKPSLNVWGNCLYLSHDYKRTHFIVWQMKEFGDENSWTQLLKISFQHINVELLLPLFIRENGDIFVLRVSNGDISKIVLYDQRINSVDHIILDQSHFPVTNDYVESLV